A stretch of Ipomoea triloba cultivar NCNSP0323 chromosome 13, ASM357664v1 DNA encodes these proteins:
- the LOC116001444 gene encoding zinc finger BED domain-containing protein RICESLEEPER 2-like: MDNISMPGSQPPNSSVEEPTVVEAQTVEANNQQNEQPPPAVSEKKRKQVEARSLVWDHFVRIKDRNDVTQEGRFVEGIGFRRFIAVACPRFIVPSRWTISRDILVVFEEEKLKLKAFLRESTHRVSITTDSWTSIQRINYMVVTAHFIDSEWKLHKRIIAFVPVTSHKGEYLAKAVETCLLEWGFRNVFTVTVDNASSNDTAMGFLKKKIVSWGTSTVKAKYIHMRCIAHILNLVVQDGLKECDSSVKKVREVVRYVRNSPARLKKFRDLVDLLGIEQRSSLCLDVPTKWNSTYLMLQSALTYQKVFESCEESDSSFKSDLESCEESDSSFKSDLGDCEESDSSFKSDLGDSVPSDSSFKSDLGDSVPDFMDWESVGSLVQLLKCFYDMTVRISGSLYVTANTFFSEISDLYCLLNGMVEAGGAVGFMGENMKLKFSKYWGDIDKMNLMIFYASILDPRDKLEYMPVQINHMYGEEKGKPYFAKVLTGLNELFDDYSAGQSVPASSVSASAGSASSVSASVQSIGRPRHFLKSQIKKQRFPILSKLARDVLAIPISTVASESAFSTSGRVLDPFKSSLTPKIVEALVCTQDWLRQPNTPLCIEENLEDLERFEKVLYGNDEASTNKLKRRIKLEEE, from the exons ATGGATAATATCAGTATGCCTGGTAGTCAACCTCCCAATTCTTCAGTTGAGGAACCTACGGTGGTGGAAGCCCAAACTGTTGAGGCTAATAATCAACAGAATGAGCAACCTCCTCCTGCAGTTTCTGAGAAGAAGAGGAAACAGGTTGAGGCCAGATCACTTGTGTGGGATCATTTTGTGAGAATAAAAGACAGAAATGATGTTACTCAAGAAGGGAG GTTTGTAGAGGGAATAGGTTTCAGGAGATTTATTGCTGTTGCATGCCCTAGGTTTATAGTTCCATCTAGGTGGACTATTAGTAGGGACATCCTAGTGGTCTTTGAAGAGGAGAAACTGAAGTTGAAAGCCTTTCTAAGGGAAAGCACTCATAGGGTTAGTATTACCACTGATTCTTGGACATCCATCCAAAGAATTAACTACATGGTAGTGACTGCCCATTTCATTGATTCTGAGTGGAAGTTGCATAAAAGAATCATAGCATTTGTCCCTGTTACATCTCACAAAGGGGAATATCTTGCAAAGGCCGTAGAAACTTGTTTGCTTGAGTGGGGTTTTAGGAATGTTTTTACTGTGACTGTGGATAATGCCTCATCTAATGACACTGCTATGGGGtttcttaagaaaaaaattgtgtCTTGGGGAACATCAACTGTGAAGGCTAAATACATTCACATGAGATGCATTGCCCATATCCTTAACTTGGTTGTTCAAGATGGCTTGAAGGAGTGTGATTCTTCTGTTAAAAAGGTGAGGGAGGTTGTCAGATATGTTAGGAATTCACCTGCTAGGCTAAAGAAGTTCAGGGATTTGGTTGATTTGTTAGGAATTGAGCAAAGGTCTTCTTTGTGTCTAGATGTTCCAACCAAATGGAACTCTACTTATTTGATGTTACAATCTGCTTTGACTTATCAAAAAGTCTTTGAATCTTGTGAAGAGTCTGATAGTTCTTTCAAATCTGACTTGGAATCTTGTGAAGAGTCTGATAGTTCTTTCAAATCTGACTTGGGTGATTGTGAAGAGTCTGATAGTTCTTTCAAATCTGACTTGGGTGATTCTGTGCCTTCTGATAGTTCTTTCAAATCTGACTTGGGTGATTCTGTGCCTGATTTTATGGACTGGGAATCTGTTGGCAGTTTGGTGCAGCTgttgaaatgtttttatgatatgacAGTTAGGATTTCTGGATCTTTATATGTGACTGCTAACACATTTTTCAGTGAGATTTCTGATTTGTACTGCCTATTAAATGGAATGGTGGAAGCTGGTGGGGCAGTGGGCTTTATGGGGGAaaacatgaaattaaaattttcaaagtattGGGGTGATATAGACAAGATGAATCTTATGATTTTCTATGCAAGCATTCTAGACCCCAGGGATAAATTAGAGTATATGCCTGTTCAAATCAATCATATGTATGGTGAGGAGAAAGGAAAACCATACTTTGCTAAAGTTCTTACTGGtttgaatgagttatttgatGATTATTCTGCTGGCCAATCTGTTCCTGCTTCTTCTGTGTCTGCATCTGCTGGTAGTGCTAGTTCTGTATCTGCCTCTGTCCAGTCTATTGGAAGGCCACGACATTTCCTCAAGTCCCAGATTAAAAAACAAAG GTTTCCCATCCTTTCTAAGCTTGCTAGGGATGTCCTAGCTATTCCTATCTCAACTGTTGCCTCTGAATCTGCTTTCAGTACATCGGGGAGAGTATTGGATCCTTTTAAGAGTTCATTAACTCCAAAAATTGTGGAAGCTTTGGTGTGTACCCAAGATTGGCTTAGGCAGCCAAATACTCCCCTATGTATTGAGGAAAATCTGGAAGACTTGGAGAGGTTTGAAAAAg ttttatatgGCAATGATGAAGCTTCCACCAATAAACTGAAAAGAAGGATTAAGTTG GAAGAGGAGTAG
- the LOC116001027 gene encoding ribosome biogenesis protein WDR12 homolog, whose amino-acid sequence MNMDIDAEEATKRVHVRFVTKLKPPFKAPPTSIAIPSNLTRLGLSAVVNNLLKAGDDDWKPEPFDFLIGGELIRMSLEEFLLAKKISAEKILDIEYIKAVAPRREEEPSLHDDWVSAVDGSNSKFIVTGCYDGVGRLWKEAGSCTHVLKGHTNAVTSVCVINPKGVVDGGDELVATASKDRTVRFWKIDADEILEQPKSIRAYKILRGHNASVQSIAAQPSGEMVCSGSWDCTINLWQANDSDAVSETVSIKKRKRGKKEEKDDDPQTEGEAVSTLIGHTQCVSSVVWPKNETIYSSSWDRSIRSWDVETGKDIVNMFSGKAINCLDVGGESSALVAAGGSDPILRIWDPRKPDSLAPIFQFSSHSSWISACKWHDKSWFHLVSASYDGKVMLWDLRTAWPLTVIDSHKDKVLCTAWWRGDSIISGGADSKLCISSELSVQ is encoded by the exons ATGAATATGGATATAGACGCTGAAGAGGCAACAAAGCGGGTACATGTCCGGTTTGTGACGAAGCTGAAGCCTCCGTTCAAAGCTCCGCCTACTTCCATAGCCATCCCGTCCAACCTCACCCGCTTGGGCCTCTCTGCCGTCGTCAACAACCTTCTCAAAGCTG GGGATGATGATTGGAAACCTGAGCCTTTTGATTTTCTCATTGGTGGAGAATTAATTAGGATGTCACTTGAGGAGTTCCTCCTTGCGAAGAAAATTTCTGCT GAAAAGATATTAGATATTGAATACATTAAGGCAGTAGCTCCAAGGAGAGAAGAAGAGCCTTCTTTGCACGATGATTGGGTCAGTGCTGTTGATGGTTCAAATTCCAA GTTCATTGTAACAGGATGTTATGATGGTGTAGGAAG GTTATGGAAAGAAGCTGGATCTTGTACTCATGTATTGAAGGGGCATACTAATGCAGTGACTTCTGTTTGTGTTATCAACCCAAAAG GTGTTGTAGATGGTGGTGATGAACTGGTGGCGACTGCTTCAAAAGATAGAACTGTAAGGTTTTGGAAG ATTGATGCTGATGAGATCCTGGAACAACCAAAGAGCATTAGAGCCTATAAAATTTTACGTGGACACAATGCTTCTGTCCAGAGCATTGCTGCACAGCCCTCTGGAGAAATG GTGTGTTCAGGTTCCTGGGATTGCACGATCAATTTGTGGCAGGCAAATGATTCAGATGCAGTTAGTGAAACAGTATccattaaaaaaaggaaaagagggaaaaaagaggaaaaagacgATGATCCTCAAACAGAG GGGGAGGCAGTATCTACACTCATTGGGCATACACAATGCGTATCTTCTGTTGTCTGGccaaaaaatgaaacaatttaTTCATCATCCTGGGATCGATCTATTAGAAGTTGGGATGTTGAGACAGGCAAAGATATAGTGAACATG TTTTCTGGGAAAGCCATTAACTGTCTTGATGTTGGAGGCGAAAGTTCTGCCCTCGTTGCTGCTGGTGGTTCTGATCCTATATTGAGGATATGGGACCCTCGGAAACCAG ATTCCTTGGCACCTATCTTCCAGTTCTCGTCACACAGTTCCTGGATATCTGCCTGCAAATGGCATGATAAATCATGGTTTCACTTGGTTTCTGCATCCTACGATGGAAAAGTTATGTTATGGGATTTGAGAACAGCG TGGCCACTTACTGTCATTGACTCACACAAGGACAAG GTATTATGTACTGCCTGGTGGAGAGGTGATAGCATTATAAGTGGTGGAGCTGACTCGAAGCTTTGCATATCTTCAGAACTTTCAGTGCAGTAA
- the LOC116003170 gene encoding uncharacterized protein LOC116003170, translating into MRSQLSLSDEDQSEHPKTAAWWWRTLPEFDDSGQFKEDISAAAGGLSPRLKLLREMQRLAFISMEGLDLLRLKLTSYKAGDLWVPVGGIKKTDMDIPPVITLLLIGLTGSGKSSLVNFMYSVLGRSGLIPFAQTSSQSTKFTTMLLEEHNVLRSMKSGFCVYDTRGLDCDKMDEGMEDVWSWMSDGVRHNQPCCRGSDDRGIGEYGEMMESIGRCANKYCKRRVNCVMVVADMEEACKDFSSGDLKHVEAINMIFHSPSIRRSNENPILILTHGDMLTAEERVETRLKLCESLGISETTGAYDIACLSESGILPEEGDPVSAFALTEAVYRSLLQSDRTHLPKRKFKDWVLAFASWVLCILSSFFAMLANFFSRFGDKRRRLKIS; encoded by the exons ATGAGAAGTCAACTGTCCTTAAGCGACGAGGATCAAAGCGAGCACCCCAAAACCGCCGCGTGGTGGTGGCGGACGCTCCCGGAGTTCGACGACAGCGGCCAGTTCAAGGAGGACatctccgccgccgccggcgggCTCTCCCCGCGGCTCAAACTCCTCAGAGAAATGCAGAGACTCGCCTTTATATCCATGGAGGGACTAGACCTCCTCCGCCTCAAGCTCACGTCTTACAAAGCCGGAGATTTGTGGGTTCCCGTCGGCGGGATCAAGAAAACGGATATGGATATACCGCCGGTGATCACGCTTCTCCTTATCGGCCTCACCGGCTCCGGCAAAAGCTCCCTCGTTAACTTCATGTACAGCGTTCTTGGCCGATCCGGCCTCATCCCTTTCGCCCAAACTTCAA GCCAATCGACCAAGTTCACGACGATGTTGTTGGAAGAACACAATGTTCTGAGATCAATGAAGAGTGGGTTTTGCGTGTACGACACTAGGGGATTGGACTGCGACAAAATGGACGAGGGAATGGAGGATGTTTGGTCGTGGATGTCGGATGGTGTTCGACATAACCAGCCATGTTGCAGAGGGAGTGATGATCGTGGGATTGGTGAGTATGGAGAGATGATGGAATCCATTGGGCGTTGTGCCAATAAGTATTGTAAGAGGAGAGTTAACTGTGTGATGGTGGTGGCTGACATGGAAGAAGCTTGTAAGGATTTCAGTTCTGGTGATTTGAAGCATGTTGAAGCTATAAACATGATCTTTCACTCCCCATCCATTAGGAGATCAA ATGAGAACCCAATCTTGATACTAACACATGGCGACATGTTAACCGCCGAGGAGAGGGTGGAAACCAGGCTGAAGCTATGCGAATCTCTGGGCATATCGGAGACCACCGGCGCCTACGACATAGCGTGTCTGTCGGAGAGTGGGATCCTGCCGGAAGAAGGCGATCCGGTGTCGGCATTTGCCTTGACAGAAGCAGTTTACCGGTCGCTTTTACAGTCAGATAGAACCCATCTTCCCAAGAGGAAGTTTAAAGACTGGGTTTTGGCTTTTGCGTCCTGGGTTTTGTGTATCTTGAGCTCTTTCTTTGCCATGCTTGCAAATTTCTTCTCGAGGTTTGGGGATAAAAGACGGAGACTCAAGATTAGTTAG
- the LOC116001688 gene encoding GATA transcription factor 16-like, producing MVDLSDRGSESEDMSSQTPTPERETNTQIKTCADCGTTKTPLWRGGPAGPKSLCNACGIRSRKRRRALLGLNKDDKKSKKSAAGAGAAAVTGGGSNKNSSGSSSDSGSSSGGRSGGISPAAGGRRFLPFGREVALQKPRSQQARRKMGEVEKAAFLLMALSCGSVFA from the exons ATGGTGGATCTAAGTGACAGG GGATCGGAATCTGAAGATATGAGTAGCCAAACGCCGACACCGGAAAGGGAAACAAATACTCAGATCAAAACCTGTGCTGATTGTGGCACCACCAAAACTCCTCTCTGGCGCGGCGGCCCCGCCGGCCCTAAG TCTTTATGCAATGCCTGCGGGATTCGGAGCCGAAAAAGGCGTAGAGCTCTTCTGGGTCTCAACAAAGACgacaaaaaatcaaagaaatcgGCCGCCGGAGCCGGAGCCGCAGCCGTCACCGGCGGCGGCAGCAACAAGAACAGTAGCGGCAGCTCGAGCGACAGTGGCAGCAGCAGCGGCGGGAGGAGTGGGGGGATTTCTCCGGCCGCCGGTGGCCGGAGATTCTTGCCGTTTGGCCGGGAAGTGGCGTTGCAGAAACCGAGATCGCAGCAGGCGCGGCGGAAGATGGGGGAAGTAGAAAAAGCTGCTTTTCTGTTGATGGCGTTGTCGTGTGGCTCTGTTTTTGCttag